The following coding sequences lie in one Kribbella sp. NBC_00709 genomic window:
- a CDS encoding carbohydrate ABC transporter permease translates to MTTEAMPLASNKALQRKLIVFACFLVTALTLIPVVMMILVAFQSDAESMAAKPSFWPSSWHPENLTRAFDLVPLGKYLLNTVYFAAGTTILETVTAALAAYAFARLNFPGRSWLFGIYLATLMIPSQVTLIPQFVLVAKLHGIDTWPGMILPHAFTAIGVFLLRQFFLGIPRDYEEAARLDGANRWQAFVRVIVPLAVPAIATLAVFKFIGQWNNLLWPLVISNSDATRTASVGLQVFQDTNGTQWNLLLMAATVTTIPLIVLFFLTQRWFVRGITMSGLGGR, encoded by the coding sequence ATGACAACTGAAGCCATGCCCTTGGCCTCGAACAAGGCCCTGCAGCGGAAGCTGATCGTCTTCGCGTGCTTCCTGGTCACCGCGCTGACGCTGATCCCGGTCGTGATGATGATCCTGGTCGCATTCCAGTCCGACGCCGAGTCGATGGCGGCCAAGCCGTCCTTCTGGCCGAGCAGCTGGCATCCGGAGAACCTGACCCGCGCCTTCGACCTGGTCCCGCTCGGCAAGTACCTGCTGAACACCGTCTACTTCGCCGCCGGTACGACGATCCTCGAGACGGTCACCGCCGCGCTCGCGGCGTACGCGTTCGCCCGGCTGAACTTCCCCGGCCGGAGCTGGCTGTTCGGGATCTACCTCGCCACGCTGATGATCCCGTCGCAGGTGACGCTGATCCCGCAGTTCGTACTGGTCGCCAAGCTGCACGGCATCGACACCTGGCCCGGTATGATCCTGCCGCACGCGTTCACAGCGATCGGGGTGTTCCTGCTGCGGCAGTTCTTCCTCGGCATCCCACGCGACTACGAGGAGGCCGCCCGGCTGGACGGCGCGAACCGCTGGCAGGCCTTCGTCCGGGTGATCGTGCCGCTCGCGGTCCCGGCGATCGCGACGCTGGCCGTGTTCAAGTTCATCGGCCAGTGGAACAACCTGCTCTGGCCGCTGGTGATCTCCAACAGCGACGCCACCCGGACGGCGTCGGTCGGCCTGCAGGTGTTCCAGGACACCAACGGCACCCAGTGGAACCTGTTGCTGATGGCAGCGACCGTCACCACGATCCCGCTGATCGTCCTGTTCTTCCTGACACAACGCTGGTTCGTCCGAGGTATCACCATGAGTGGGCTGGGAGGCCGCTGA